From Candidatus Xianfuyuplasma coldseepsis:
GGACGAGATACTTGTGGTTTTGTGATTTCACGTAGTAAGCCTTCACTACCACTGATTACAGCTAGTCGATGTTCTTCGACTACGGTTTGCACGGTTAAACCCATCCAATCACCTCGATTCTACACGTCGTAAGAAACGACGCAAATATGTTCCAAAGAAATACCGTGTTAAGGTAAATATTAAGACAAAGAACGCAAGTAATGTCCCATTGACAAAGTTAAATGTCTTAATAAATACATATTGATCTAATACAAAGAAAATCACAATATATCCGAAGAAGAAAATTGTACCAAAAGATTTCAATATTAATGAGAAATGCTTCATTAAAAGGTACGTTCGATAGAACTCTTCCACGACACTATACAGTAGCATCAGTGCTACCATGTTTATAATATCACTATAGACGGCGAAATCAAAGATTTCGATCACGAAGAAGGCAAATGTAAAGTTCAAGATAAAACTAAATACAAAATTTATAATACGATTATGATGAAAAACCCCGCCAAATTCAATTGCGATAAATGGCCGACGAGGTCGTTTTTTAGGAGTTTTGTTTTGTTGCTTTTGAAGCTCTTCAAGTTTTTTAATCACTTCCCGAAGTTCTTCCAACTCCTCTTCATTTTGATTATTTTTTTCTGGTTCTTGATTCATCCAATCACCTCAGAACTTTTTTGAGGTATTCTCCCGTATAACTTTGTGGATTTGCGGCTACTTCTTCAGGGGTTCCTGTTGCAATAACTTCGCCACCCATGTCGCCACCTTCTGGTCCTAAATCAATAATATGATCGGCAACTTTTATGACATCGAGATTATGTTCTATTATAACAACTGTAGCGCCCATGTCAACGATATGTTGAATCACCTGCAACAGGCGTTTTACATCATCTGCATGCAATCCCGTTGTGGGTTCGTCTAGGATATATAGCGTGTTTTCCGTAATTCTCTTATGTAGCTCTTTAGCAAGTTTCACCCGTTGTGCCTCACCACCACTAAGCGTGGTTGCGGGTTGTCCCAGTTTTAAATACCCGAGTCCAACATTATTCAATGTTTCGAGTTTCCGTTTTGCTTTGGGGATATTCTTGAAGAATTCAACCGATTCCTCAATTGTCATATCTAACACGTCACTAATGTTTTTTCCTTTATATTTTACTTCTAATGTTTCACTATTATACCGTTTCCCATTACAAACTTCACAAGGTACATAGACATCTGGTAAGAAGTGCATTTCAATCTTAATTAATCCATCACCACTACAGGTTTCGCATCGTCCACCCTTCACATTGAAACTAAAACGTCCTTTTTTATATCCGCGCATTTTCGCCTCATTCGTCATCGCAAAAATATCCCGAATATCATCAAATACCTTGGTATAGGTCGCTGGATTGCTTCGTGGGGTTCGTCCAATAGGTGATTGATCAATGTTGATTATTTTTTCAAACTGATCAATGTTCTTGATCGCATCAAAATCACCCTGTGGGATTTTTTTACGATAGATTATATTATGTAGCCCTTTGTATAAACATTCATTCACAAGACTTGATTTTCCACTTCCAGAAACGCCAGTAATGACATTCAATACGCCTTTGGGTATCTGAACATCAATATTCTTTAAGTTGTTCTGACGGGCACCAAGCAGTTCAATATATCCTCGTTCGTGAGATCGTCTTGTTTGTGGTACATCAATCTGCAATTGTTTTGAGAGGTATTTTCCTGTAATGCTCTTGGTATCTTTTAGGATTTCTTCGACGGTACCTTGGAATGTGACTTCACCACCATAAATACCAGCACCAGGACCAATATCAATGATTTGATCCGCTTCATACATGGTTTCCTCGTCGTGTTCTACAACGAGTAATGTATTTCCTAAATCCCGCATTTTCTTCAGCGTTGTGATTAGTTTATGGTTATCCCGTTGATGAAGTCCAATCGAAGGTTCATCTAGTACATACAGAACTCCAGTTAACTGAGACCCAATTTGAGTTGCCAACCGAATCCGTTGGCTCTCACCACCACTTAATGTGGCCGCTTGTCGTGATAACGTTAAGTAGTTCAGACCAACATTATCTAAGAAAGACAAACGCTCAATGACTTCTTTTAACGCCATTTCACTAATCTTTTGATCTTTATCCGATAGGGTTAATTGTTGAAAGAACTGAATAATTTCTTTCACAGCCATATCGGTTACTTCAATGATATCTCGTTGTCCTATTTTGACACTAAGAGCTTTATCGTTTAGTTTTTTACCTTGACATGTTGGACAGGGTACTTCTGCCATATAGTTTTCAATCCATTCACGCATAAATCGTGACGTTGTCTCGATATAACGCCGTTCTAGATTGTTGATAACGCCTTCATATTTAGCGACATTTTCGTGGCGATACCCACCTCTTCCATTGCCACCAAACTTGAAGTGAATTCGTTCTTTTGTCCCGTATAAGAATAAATCCAGTTCCTTTTGCTTCATGGCCTTAACTGGTTGATTCAAATCCACACCATAATGTTTGGCAACCTGACGAATCATACTGAAGCCGTATGTATCGGTATTTTGCCATCCTTTGATTGCCCCGTCTTCAATGGAAATTGTTTTATCGGGTATCAGTAAGTCTGGGTCGATTTTGCGACTATGGCCAAGTCCATGACAAGTAGGGCAAGCGCCGTATGGAGCGTTAAATGAAAATAAACGCGGTTCTAAGTCACCAATGCTAAAATCACAGTGGGGACAAGCGTAATGTTCACTAAAGACGTGTTCTTCATCATTGATGAGAACAAGAACTTTCCCTTCACCCTTTTTCGCAGCGGTTTCTAAACTATCGAACAATCGACTGCGAACACCTTCTTTTAGACGTAAGCGATCAACAACCACTTCAATCGTATGGCGTTTGTTCTTTTCCAAATTAATATCATCATCAAGATCATAAACTTCACCATTGACACGAGCTCGTACATATCCTTCTTTACGAAGTTGATCCAATGTTTTGACGTGGGTTCCCTTTCGTTCTTTCACAAGGGGAGCTAATATAATGACTCGGCCCTCATTATATTCTAGAAC
This genomic window contains:
- the uvrA gene encoding excinuclease ABC subunit UvrA, producing MLHDIYVKGAKENNLKNLDIRIPKNKFVVMTGLSGSGKSSLAFDTIYKEGQRRYVESLSAYARQFLGNMEKPNVESIEGLSPAISIDQKTTSKNPRSTVGTVTEIYDYLRLLFARIGTPICPTHGVEITGQSIEEMTDKVLEYNEGRVIILAPLVKERKGTHVKTLDQLRKEGYVRARVNGEVYDLDDDINLEKNKRHTIEVVVDRLRLKEGVRSRLFDSLETAAKKGEGKVLVLINDEEHVFSEHYACPHCDFSIGDLEPRLFSFNAPYGACPTCHGLGHSRKIDPDLLIPDKTISIEDGAIKGWQNTDTYGFSMIRQVAKHYGVDLNQPVKAMKQKELDLFLYGTKERIHFKFGGNGRGGYRHENVAKYEGVINNLERRYIETTSRFMREWIENYMAEVPCPTCQGKKLNDKALSVKIGQRDIIEVTDMAVKEIIQFFQQLTLSDKDQKISEMALKEVIERLSFLDNVGLNYLTLSRQAATLSGGESQRIRLATQIGSQLTGVLYVLDEPSIGLHQRDNHKLITTLKKMRDLGNTLLVVEHDEETMYEADQIIDIGPGAGIYGGEVTFQGTVEEILKDTKSITGKYLSKQLQIDVPQTRRSHERGYIELLGARQNNLKNIDVQIPKGVLNVITGVSGSGKSSLVNECLYKGLHNIIYRKKIPQGDFDAIKNIDQFEKIINIDQSPIGRTPRSNPATYTKVFDDIRDIFAMTNEAKMRGYKKGRFSFNVKGGRCETCSGDGLIKIEMHFLPDVYVPCEVCNGKRYNSETLEVKYKGKNISDVLDMTIEESVEFFKNIPKAKRKLETLNNVGLGYLKLGQPATTLSGGEAQRVKLAKELHKRITENTLYILDEPTTGLHADDVKRLLQVIQHIVDMGATVVIIEHNLDVIKVADHIIDLGPEGGDMGGEVIATGTPEEVAANPQSYTGEYLKKVLR